One window of the Methanomassiliicoccaceae archaeon DOK genome contains the following:
- a CDS encoding thermosome subunit — MYGSGNQPVIVLKEGTERSKDKEAQFNNIAAAKAVADAVRSTLGPKGMDKMLVNTIGDVVITNDGVTILKEIDVQHPAAKMVVEVAKTQDSECGDGTTTSVVLAGELLKQSEELINANVHPTVITNGYKMASTKAVEILNDIAVDVKSDKVLKQVAATALTGKSVGEEEEALADIVVKACKSVEENGVVDTKNIRIQKKIGGVIGDTYLVQGIVVDKEKVHSRMPTHVEKAKIALFSCPLEIKKTEFDAQIQITDPTAMSSFLAEEENELKAMVEKIKSVGANVVFSQKGVDELVQHYLAKNGILGYRRLKQSDLEAIAKATGATIVGNVQELTKNDLGTAGAVDEKLVGEDGMAFITGCKNPKAITIFVRGGTEHVLEEVERALNDAIRVVGVAMEDGKVVAGAGAPEIELELRLMDYAASVGGREQLAIEKFAKAMEIIPWTLSENAGIDPIDSIIKLKNAHEKKAAKAKYFGIDLDSGEAVDMLAKNVVEPLRVKVQAINSAEEVANMILRIDDVIASRRAPPAPAGGPQGGMPPM, encoded by the coding sequence ATGTACGGAAGCGGAAACCAGCCCGTTATCGTGCTCAAAGAGGGCACCGAGAGGAGCAAAGACAAAGAGGCACAGTTCAACAACATCGCAGCCGCCAAGGCGGTCGCCGATGCCGTCAGGTCCACCCTCGGACCCAAGGGAATGGACAAGATGCTCGTGAACACCATCGGGGACGTCGTCATCACCAACGACGGTGTCACAATCCTGAAGGAGATCGATGTCCAGCACCCCGCAGCCAAGATGGTCGTCGAGGTCGCCAAGACCCAGGACTCCGAGTGCGGAGACGGAACCACCACGAGCGTCGTCCTCGCCGGAGAGCTTCTCAAACAGTCCGAGGAGCTCATCAACGCCAACGTCCACCCCACCGTCATCACCAACGGATACAAGATGGCGTCCACCAAAGCCGTCGAGATCCTCAACGACATCGCCGTCGACGTCAAGTCCGACAAGGTCCTGAAGCAGGTCGCCGCCACCGCCCTCACCGGCAAATCCGTCGGAGAGGAGGAGGAGGCTCTGGCCGACATCGTCGTCAAGGCATGCAAGTCCGTCGAGGAGAACGGTGTCGTCGACACCAAGAACATCCGCATCCAGAAGAAGATCGGAGGAGTCATCGGAGACACCTACCTCGTTCAGGGAATCGTCGTCGACAAGGAGAAGGTCCACAGCAGGATGCCCACCCACGTCGAGAAGGCTAAAATCGCCCTGTTCTCCTGCCCCCTCGAGATCAAGAAGACCGAGTTCGACGCCCAGATCCAGATCACCGACCCCACCGCCATGTCCTCCTTCCTCGCCGAGGAGGAGAACGAGCTGAAGGCCATGGTCGAGAAGATCAAGTCCGTCGGAGCCAACGTCGTGTTCTCCCAGAAGGGAGTCGACGAGCTGGTCCAGCACTACCTCGCCAAGAACGGAATCCTCGGATACAGGAGGCTCAAGCAGTCCGACCTCGAGGCCATCGCCAAAGCCACCGGCGCCACCATCGTCGGAAACGTCCAGGAGCTCACCAAGAACGACCTCGGAACCGCCGGAGCCGTCGACGAGAAGCTCGTCGGAGAGGACGGAATGGCATTCATCACCGGATGCAAGAACCCCAAGGCGATCACCATCTTCGTCCGCGGCGGAACCGAGCACGTGCTCGAGGAAGTCGAGAGGGCCCTCAACGACGCCATCCGCGTCGTCGGAGTCGCCATGGAGGACGGAAAGGTCGTCGCCGGAGCCGGAGCCCCCGAGATCGAGCTCGAGCTCAGGCTCATGGACTACGCCGCATCCGTCGGAGGAAGGGAGCAGCTGGCCATCGAGAAGTTCGCCAAGGCCATGGAGATCATCCCCTGGACCCTCTCCGAGAACGCCGGTATCGACCCCATCGACAGCATCATCAAGCTGAAGAACGCCCACGAGAAGAAGGCCGCCAAGGCCAAGTACTTCGGAATCGACCTCGACTCCGGAGAGGCGGTCGACATGCTCGCCAAGAACGTCGTCGAGCCCCTCAGGGTGAAGGTCCAGGCCATCAACTCCGCCGAGGAGGTCGCCAACATGATCCTCAGGATCGACGACGTCATCGCCTCCCGCAGGGCACCCCCGGCGCCCGCAGGCGGACCCCAGGGCGGAATGCCCCCGATGTGA
- a CDS encoding radical SAM protein: MVECTRALSPSGLPGLDYALNPYTGCEHGCIYCYAPGVTHTDLGSWRVVRVKRNIPERLARELPSVEGVIGLGTVTDPYQYAERKFRLTQMCLEVLRARGRRVHIHTKSDLILRDIDILGDMDSRVGVTITNIDDRVSKMTEPGAPLPGARLSALKALVDAGIDCYALIAPVMSSLEGRERELLEAIRDTGVRSVFHDPLNLRNVDPTRLERMGIGQSSVARRRIGEIGRELGLDVSDSFENRLPDIPPSM; this comes from the coding sequence ATGGTGGAGTGCACGCGTGCCCTCTCCCCGTCAGGACTCCCCGGACTGGACTACGCCCTCAACCCGTACACCGGATGCGAGCACGGCTGCATCTACTGCTACGCGCCCGGGGTGACCCATACCGATCTCGGCTCGTGGCGTGTCGTACGCGTCAAACGCAACATCCCCGAGAGGCTGGCGCGTGAGCTCCCGTCCGTGGAAGGCGTGATAGGGCTGGGTACCGTGACCGATCCGTACCAGTACGCGGAGCGGAAGTTCAGGCTGACCCAGATGTGCCTGGAGGTGCTCCGCGCCCGTGGGCGCAGGGTACACATCCACACCAAATCGGACCTGATACTGAGGGACATCGACATACTTGGCGACATGGACTCCAGGGTAGGCGTCACCATCACGAACATAGACGACCGCGTATCCAAGATGACTGAGCCAGGCGCTCCGCTCCCGGGTGCCAGGCTATCCGCCCTTAAAGCTCTCGTAGATGCGGGCATCGACTGCTACGCCCTGATCGCCCCCGTGATGTCATCGCTGGAGGGACGCGAGAGGGAGCTGCTCGAGGCGATCCGCGACACCGGCGTCAGGAGCGTCTTCCACGATCCCCTCAACCTCCGCAACGTCGATCCGACCCGGTTGGAGAGGATGGGGATAGGGCAGTCCTCGGTCGCCCGCCGCAGGATAGGGGAGATCGGCAGGGAACTCGGCCTCGACGTCTCCGACTCCTTCGAGAACCGATTGCCAGACATCCCTCCGTCGATGTAA
- a CDS encoding HD domain-containing protein translates to MAASESETVGFIDVGTNSIHLLVVRFYKDSAGTPVFQDKETVRLGQSLYSTGRIDEETIRKSALVVSRFTQISKDLGADKVVAFATCAAREAANRDELIQALSSNAEVEVKVIPGTEEARLIALGVFGDKGPAERTIEIDIGGGSTEVIIREGGENLFLDSLSMGAVRYAYGLKINNKAPVSEDDYNFMMRNVDISSYHAVNRIKDIGFTKAMGSSGTLIALAEMCAARRGDHDSSYLTLRELRELMPEVRSRDMVGRYTIPGLGKGRADIIVAGGAIAEELMSQFGIERMDISQKGLKQGMQLDHMLTHGYTIFGIRESSIRALAHRCQYDEAHAETVSRNAVSLFDQARGLGLNLMSDGYRNLLYCAALLHDIGEMISYTNHNVLSQVIIENADLVGFSIDEIRAMGLMVRFHHKKFPGSKDPRLSCLSREDALAVRQCAMFLKIADVADRHRNHAVSDIRLVKRGNTVLVELVSDADTSMELWSLEKVRPDFRKLFGLDMLPVRSADIATESDGSTKTL, encoded by the coding sequence ATGGCAGCGAGTGAGTCCGAGACCGTAGGATTCATCGACGTCGGGACGAACTCGATCCACCTCCTGGTGGTGAGGTTCTACAAGGACTCCGCGGGCACCCCCGTGTTCCAGGACAAGGAGACCGTCCGTCTCGGGCAGAGCCTCTACAGCACGGGCAGGATAGACGAGGAGACCATCAGGAAGAGCGCCCTGGTCGTCTCGAGGTTCACCCAGATCTCGAAGGACCTCGGCGCCGACAAGGTCGTCGCCTTCGCCACCTGCGCAGCCAGGGAGGCGGCCAACAGGGACGAGCTCATCCAGGCCCTTTCATCGAACGCCGAGGTGGAGGTCAAGGTCATCCCCGGTACCGAGGAGGCCAGACTGATTGCCCTCGGGGTCTTCGGCGACAAGGGCCCCGCGGAGCGCACCATCGAGATAGACATAGGCGGTGGGAGCACAGAGGTCATCATCCGCGAGGGGGGAGAGAACCTGTTCCTCGACAGCCTCAGCATGGGCGCCGTTAGGTACGCCTACGGGCTGAAGATCAACAACAAGGCCCCGGTGTCGGAGGACGACTACAACTTCATGATGCGCAACGTCGACATCTCCTCGTACCACGCGGTCAACAGGATCAAGGACATCGGCTTCACGAAGGCCATGGGCTCGTCAGGCACCCTGATTGCCCTGGCCGAGATGTGCGCCGCCCGCAGGGGCGACCACGACTCCAGCTACCTGACCCTGAGGGAGCTCCGCGAGCTCATGCCCGAGGTCCGCTCCAGGGACATGGTGGGCCGTTACACGATCCCCGGCCTAGGCAAGGGGAGGGCGGACATCATCGTCGCCGGAGGGGCCATAGCCGAGGAGCTGATGTCCCAGTTCGGCATCGAGAGGATGGACATCAGCCAGAAGGGCCTCAAGCAGGGGATGCAGCTGGACCACATGCTGACCCACGGATACACGATATTCGGCATCAGGGAGTCGTCCATCAGAGCCCTCGCCCACCGCTGCCAGTACGACGAGGCGCATGCGGAGACGGTAAGCAGGAACGCCGTGTCGCTCTTCGACCAGGCCAGGGGGCTCGGGCTCAACCTGATGAGCGACGGCTACCGCAACCTGCTCTACTGCGCCGCGCTCCTCCACGACATCGGCGAGATGATCAGCTACACCAACCACAACGTGCTCTCGCAGGTGATCATCGAGAACGCGGACCTCGTCGGTTTCAGCATCGACGAGATCAGGGCGATGGGACTGATGGTGAGGTTCCACCACAAGAAGTTCCCCGGTTCCAAGGATCCCCGGCTGTCATGTCTGTCTCGCGAGGACGCCCTGGCCGTAAGGCAGTGCGCCATGTTCCTCAAGATAGCGGATGTGGCGGACAGGCACAGGAACCACGCCGTATCGGACATCCGTCTGGTCAAGAGGGGGAACACCGTTCTGGTGGAGCTCGTCTCAGACGCCGACACCAGCATGGAGCTCTGGAGCCTGGAGAAGGTCCGTCCGGACTTCAGGAAGCTGTTCGGTCTGGATATGCTGCCAGTCCGCTCCGCCGACATCGCCACCGAGTCCGATGGTAGTACAAAAACACTATAA
- the ppk1 gene encoding polyphosphate kinase 1, which yields MAEEAQTPQAPDLYDERFYINRELSWLEFNRRCLAEAMDDTNPLLERVKFLAICYGNMDEFFMIRVPGIMSKTPIPGPDYLYVNYNVLMEQVSTTVQELVQQYGICWNELKTCLAGEGIQILKVQDLTPDQQAWVSGFYKERVHPLLTPLALDVSHPFPFISNNSLNIAVRMYDKKREQLFARVKVPVGPLPRFVQVPSPSGMVFVMLEDIIETHISALFPGLDVDGAYMFRVTRNADVKVTIDEACDFMTAVEESLEDRDVGFPVRMVAEGTMPTEMVKLFAKNLKLSGVQVHRTDAIMLVDLWQLVGLDFPKLKDKPFDPYTPPELAEGMDIFEAIRQKDWILYHPYESFSTIVRFMQVAADDPQVQSIKICLYRIGKDPSIIKALMRARENGKTVSVLMELRAKFDESNNIRWSRELEKIGVHVVYGPVDLKVHSKLLQVVRLEGNRLVRYTHMSSGNYNTSTAKQYGDISFLTSNPEIGEDVGELFNALTGYFGPRMYNHLLVAPLTLKSSLIQKIEREIEVHKVSGNGYIAMKANGLIDSDIIASLYKASNAGVRVDLNIRGLCCLRPGIPGVSENIRVTSIVDRFLEHSRIYYFENGGNPEMYMGSSDMMPRNLLARVEVLFPVLDREMMVNIRDSILRIHLQDNVKARELLPDGTYRLVQRKTGEKKLRSQKWFIDHRGVWHGSE from the coding sequence ATGGCGGAGGAGGCCCAGACCCCCCAGGCACCAGACCTCTACGACGAGAGGTTCTACATCAACAGGGAGCTCTCATGGCTGGAGTTCAACAGGCGCTGCCTGGCCGAGGCCATGGACGACACCAACCCCCTGCTCGAGAGGGTGAAGTTCCTCGCCATCTGCTACGGCAACATGGACGAGTTCTTCATGATCCGCGTCCCCGGCATCATGTCCAAGACGCCGATCCCCGGTCCGGACTACCTCTACGTCAACTACAACGTGCTGATGGAGCAGGTGTCCACCACAGTCCAGGAGCTCGTGCAGCAGTACGGGATCTGCTGGAACGAGCTCAAGACATGCCTGGCAGGCGAGGGCATCCAGATCCTAAAGGTCCAGGACCTCACGCCGGACCAGCAGGCCTGGGTCTCCGGATTCTACAAGGAGAGGGTCCATCCCCTCCTCACACCGTTGGCGCTGGACGTCAGCCATCCCTTCCCGTTCATCTCCAACAATTCCCTAAACATCGCCGTGAGGATGTACGACAAGAAGCGCGAGCAGCTCTTCGCCAGGGTCAAGGTCCCCGTGGGGCCGCTCCCCAGGTTCGTGCAGGTCCCCTCGCCCTCCGGCATGGTGTTCGTCATGCTGGAGGACATCATCGAGACGCACATATCCGCCCTCTTCCCCGGACTCGATGTCGACGGGGCGTACATGTTCAGGGTCACCCGCAACGCCGACGTCAAGGTCACCATCGACGAGGCCTGCGACTTCATGACCGCAGTCGAGGAATCCCTGGAGGACAGGGACGTAGGGTTCCCCGTGAGGATGGTCGCCGAGGGCACCATGCCCACCGAGATGGTGAAGCTGTTCGCCAAGAACCTAAAGCTCTCCGGAGTCCAGGTCCACAGGACCGACGCCATCATGCTCGTCGACCTCTGGCAGCTGGTCGGCCTCGACTTCCCCAAGCTGAAGGACAAGCCGTTCGACCCCTACACCCCGCCGGAGCTGGCCGAGGGCATGGACATATTCGAGGCGATCAGGCAGAAGGACTGGATCCTCTACCATCCCTACGAGTCGTTCTCCACCATCGTGAGGTTCATGCAGGTGGCGGCCGACGACCCCCAGGTGCAGAGCATCAAGATCTGCCTGTACAGGATAGGCAAGGACCCGTCGATAATCAAGGCCCTCATGAGGGCGAGGGAGAACGGCAAGACCGTCTCGGTCCTGATGGAGCTTCGCGCCAAGTTCGACGAGAGCAACAACATCCGCTGGTCCAGGGAGCTGGAGAAGATCGGAGTGCACGTCGTCTACGGTCCCGTGGACCTCAAGGTCCACTCCAAGCTGCTCCAGGTAGTGCGCCTCGAGGGCAACCGCCTGGTCCGCTACACCCACATGAGCTCCGGAAACTACAACACATCCACCGCGAAGCAGTACGGGGACATCTCCTTCCTCACCTCCAACCCGGAGATCGGAGAGGACGTGGGCGAGCTGTTCAACGCCCTTACCGGCTACTTCGGACCCAGGATGTACAACCACCTCCTGGTTGCCCCCCTCACCCTCAAGAGCAGCCTGATCCAGAAGATAGAGAGGGAGATCGAGGTCCACAAGGTGTCCGGCAACGGGTACATCGCCATGAAGGCCAACGGACTCATCGACTCCGACATCATCGCCTCGCTCTACAAGGCGTCCAACGCCGGCGTGAGGGTCGATCTCAACATCAGGGGCCTCTGCTGCCTCAGACCGGGCATCCCCGGGGTCTCCGAGAACATCAGGGTCACCAGCATCGTCGACCGCTTCCTGGAGCACTCCAGGATATACTACTTCGAGAACGGCGGCAACCCCGAGATGTACATGGGTTCCTCCGACATGATGCCCAGGAACCTCCTCGCCAGGGTCGAGGTGCTGTTCCCCGTCCTCGACAGGGAGATGATGGTCAACATCAGGGACAGCATCCTCAGGATACACCTGCAGGACAACGTGAAGGCAAGGGAGCTGCTCCCCGACGGTACTTACAGGCTCGTCCAGCGCAAGACCGGGGAGAAGAAGCTGCGCTCCCAGAAGTGGTTCATAGACCACAGGGGAGTATGGCATGGCAGCGAGTGA
- the hisD gene encoding histidinol dehydrogenase — protein sequence MWKEVSEDFWKENRESKVGQVEDTVREIVENVRQNGDAAIRELAKKFDHVDLDSIAVSRDEIEAAYEQVSPELVEELENSAYNIQRFHEMQMPPGLWLREVEPGITLGVKSTPLERVGCYIPGGRASYPSTVLMTVIPARVAGVDEVVMCTPAPINPLTLVAADIAGVDEIYKTGGAQAIAAMALGTESIEPVQKIVGPGNVFVTGAKMMLRNKVEIDFPAGPSEIGVLADETAVPEYLAADLIAQAEHDPSSASLLVTCDPDLPDRTWAIMEKMIEKAPRKEIINKALDNSGYIIAEDMDLAVEIMNGIAPEHLSIQVKDPLDTLSKVRNGGSIFVGPYTPVAAGDYASGTNHVLPTAGHAATCSGLNVAHFMKTSTVQYLTQEGLANLASTIETLATAEGLHAHCESVKVRMPKEE from the coding sequence ATGTGGAAAGAAGTCAGTGAAGACTTTTGGAAAGAGAACCGCGAATCCAAGGTCGGACAGGTCGAGGACACCGTAAGGGAGATCGTCGAGAACGTCCGTCAGAACGGGGACGCAGCCATCAGGGAGCTGGCCAAGAAGTTCGACCACGTCGACCTCGACAGCATCGCCGTCTCCAGGGATGAGATCGAGGCCGCCTACGAGCAGGTGTCCCCCGAGCTCGTCGAGGAGCTCGAGAACTCCGCGTACAACATCCAGCGCTTCCACGAGATGCAGATGCCCCCGGGACTCTGGCTCAGGGAGGTCGAGCCCGGGATCACCCTCGGCGTCAAGTCCACGCCCCTCGAGAGGGTGGGATGCTACATCCCCGGCGGACGCGCGTCGTACCCCAGCACCGTCCTGATGACGGTCATCCCCGCACGCGTCGCAGGTGTCGACGAGGTCGTCATGTGCACCCCCGCCCCAATCAACCCCCTCACCCTCGTCGCGGCAGACATCGCCGGCGTCGACGAGATTTACAAGACCGGAGGCGCACAGGCAATCGCCGCAATGGCCCTCGGAACCGAGAGCATCGAGCCCGTGCAGAAGATCGTCGGTCCCGGGAACGTCTTCGTCACAGGCGCCAAGATGATGCTCAGGAACAAGGTCGAGATCGACTTCCCGGCCGGACCCTCCGAGATCGGAGTGCTCGCCGACGAGACGGCCGTGCCCGAGTACCTCGCCGCAGACCTCATCGCCCAGGCCGAGCACGACCCGTCCTCCGCGAGCCTCCTGGTTACATGCGACCCCGATCTGCCCGACAGGACCTGGGCCATCATGGAGAAGATGATCGAGAAGGCCCCCAGGAAGGAGATCATCAACAAGGCCCTGGACAACTCCGGCTACATAATTGCCGAGGACATGGACCTCGCCGTCGAGATCATGAACGGCATCGCGCCGGAGCACCTCTCCATACAGGTCAAGGACCCGCTCGACACTCTCAGCAAGGTCAGGAACGGAGGATCAATCTTCGTCGGACCCTACACGCCCGTCGCAGCAGGGGACTACGCCTCCGGTACCAACCACGTCCTTCCCACCGCCGGCCACGCCGCCACATGCTCCGGACTGAACGTGGCTCACTTCATGAAGACCTCCACGGTCCAGTACCTCACCCAGGAGGGGCTGGCCAACCTCGCGAGCACCATCGAGACCCTGGCGACCGCCGAGGGACTCCACGCCCACTGCGAATCCGTCAAGGTCAGGATGCCCAAGGAGGAGTGA